The following proteins are co-located in the Bradyrhizobium sp. AZCC 2176 genome:
- a CDS encoding GNAT family N-acetyltransferase, giving the protein MAAIEPINIVELGVGDALAGLVLSTEAGWNQNEADWRFFLSKGIVLGVRDGARLVATAALLPYSAGNAWISMVLVTAEFRRRGIASRLVDACLDVARRRGLTSWLDATPAGAAVYGPLGFMPTLQLRRLRLQKRQGMTATRPLLAGNLDGLAVRDGSAMGFDRSTLLSEFSARPGSRIVSDDGAMALVRNGRAARQIGPLLADRADQALALVDAIVRSETGPWLIDAVHSQEEFLNGLVQSGWNIERPFQRMRFGRPTAPPAQLPFAVAGPEFG; this is encoded by the coding sequence ATGGCCGCTATTGAGCCGATCAACATCGTCGAGCTCGGCGTTGGCGACGCGCTGGCCGGGCTTGTCTTGTCGACCGAAGCGGGCTGGAACCAGAATGAGGCCGACTGGCGATTTTTCCTGAGCAAGGGAATCGTGCTCGGCGTGCGGGACGGCGCACGGCTGGTCGCAACTGCTGCGCTACTGCCCTACTCGGCGGGCAATGCCTGGATCAGCATGGTGCTGGTGACCGCGGAGTTTCGCCGCCGCGGCATTGCGAGCAGGCTCGTCGATGCCTGTCTCGACGTGGCGAGGCGACGCGGCCTGACGAGCTGGCTGGACGCGACCCCGGCCGGTGCCGCCGTCTACGGTCCTCTCGGCTTCATGCCGACGCTGCAGTTGCGGAGGCTGCGACTGCAGAAGCGGCAAGGCATGACGGCCACACGCCCATTATTGGCCGGCAACCTCGACGGCTTGGCCGTACGCGATGGCAGCGCCATGGGATTCGACCGCAGCACATTGCTGTCGGAATTTTCCGCGCGTCCGGGCTCTCGTATCGTGTCTGACGATGGAGCCATGGCCCTCGTCCGCAATGGACGCGCCGCGCGCCAGATCGGTCCGCTGCTGGCCGATCGCGCCGATCAGGCGCTCGCGCTGGTGGATGCCATCGTCCGCTCCGAGACCGGGCCCTGGCTGATCGACGCCGTCCATTCTCAGGAAGAGTTTCTGAACGGGCTTGTTCAGTCGGGCTGGAACATCGAGCGGCCGTTTCAGCGCATGCGCTTCGGCCGCCCCACCGCGCCGCCTGCGCAACTGCCGTTCGCGGTCGCCGGGCCAGAATTTGGATAG
- a CDS encoding dihydrodipicolinate synthase family protein has translation MHHSEIKAEVRKLIADGTVLPAHPLALNANRALDLRHQRALTRYYLDAGAGGLAVGVHTTQFAIRDVGLYRPVLELAAETAASWTTRPVAMVAGLAGPIQQAMAEAQTARGIGYHAGLLSLAAMKSASEDEIIAHCEAVAREIPLVGFYLQPAVGGVILSADFWRRFAAIDNVIAIKIAPFNRYRTLDVLRGVAAAGALDRVALYTGNDDHILLDLTLPFDLRDKGVTTRAYFKGGLLGHWSVWTASAIKHFEMCKAARGKDTVPADLLALDARVTDCNGAFFDVANNFHGCITGCHEILRRQGLMQGLWCLDPDEGLSPGQMAEIDRVCREHADLSDDAFVKANLQKWLA, from the coding sequence ATGCATCATAGCGAAATCAAAGCCGAAGTTCGCAAGCTGATCGCCGACGGCACGGTGCTTCCGGCGCATCCGCTCGCGCTTAATGCCAACCGCGCGCTCGACCTGCGGCACCAGCGCGCGTTGACGCGCTATTATCTCGATGCCGGCGCCGGAGGATTGGCCGTCGGTGTCCACACCACGCAGTTTGCGATCCGCGATGTCGGCCTGTATCGGCCAGTGCTGGAACTGGCGGCGGAGACCGCGGCCTCGTGGACCACGCGGCCGGTCGCGATGGTCGCCGGGCTCGCCGGCCCGATCCAGCAAGCCATGGCAGAGGCGCAGACTGCACGCGGCATCGGCTATCACGCCGGCCTGCTCAGCCTTGCCGCGATGAAGTCGGCATCCGAGGACGAGATCATCGCCCATTGCGAGGCGGTGGCGCGCGAAATCCCGCTGGTCGGCTTCTACCTGCAGCCGGCGGTCGGCGGCGTCATCCTCAGCGCTGATTTCTGGCGCCGCTTTGCCGCCATCGACAACGTCATTGCCATCAAGATCGCGCCGTTCAACCGCTATCGGACGCTCGACGTCCTGCGCGGGGTGGCCGCCGCCGGCGCGCTCGACCGCGTCGCGCTCTATACCGGCAATGACGATCACATCCTGCTGGATCTCACCCTCCCCTTCGACCTCCGCGACAAGGGCGTTACCACCCGCGCCTACTTCAAGGGCGGCCTGCTCGGACACTGGTCAGTATGGACCGCGAGCGCCATCAAGCATTTCGAGATGTGCAAGGCGGCACGTGGCAAGGACACCGTGCCGGCGGACCTGCTGGCGCTCGATGCCCGCGTCACCGATTGCAACGGCGCGTTCTTCGATGTCGCCAACAATTTCCACGGCTGCATCACCGGTTGTCATGAAATCCTGCGGCGGCAAGGGCTAATGCAGGGGCTGTGGTGCCTCGACCCTGACGAGGGGCTCAGCCCCGGCCAGATGGCGGAGATCGATCGCGTCTGCCGCGAGCATGCCGATCTGTCCGACGACGCTTTCGTGAAGGCGAACCTGCAGAAATGGCTGGCATGA
- a CDS encoding ABC transporter ATP-binding protein has translation MAGMSANEPFISLKNVRKVYRSKGAEFLAVSDVTMDVQEGELVSLVGPSGCGKTTVLKILAGLHDADGGTITIGSSKTPFDPGRDIGMVFQQALLLKWRTILDNVLLPAEIVGLPMKAARSRARELLNLVGLAGYEDKYPQQLSGGMQQRTAIARAFIHDPKLILMDEPFGALDALTREQMNLEMLRIWRESGKTILFVTHSIQEAVFLASHCAVLTASPARMAEYFPIELPFPRALPIKTTDEFGAYARRIYARLGLSPSA, from the coding sequence ATGGCTGGCATGAGCGCCAACGAGCCTTTCATCAGCCTGAAGAACGTCCGCAAGGTCTATCGGTCCAAGGGCGCGGAATTCCTCGCCGTCTCCGACGTCACCATGGACGTGCAGGAAGGCGAACTGGTTTCGCTGGTCGGCCCCTCCGGCTGCGGTAAGACTACGGTGCTGAAAATCCTGGCCGGCCTTCATGACGCCGACGGCGGAACGATCACAATCGGCAGTTCGAAAACACCGTTCGACCCCGGCCGCGACATCGGCATGGTGTTCCAGCAGGCGCTATTGCTGAAATGGCGAACCATTTTGGACAACGTGCTGCTGCCGGCTGAAATCGTCGGCCTGCCGATGAAAGCCGCGCGGAGCCGCGCCCGCGAACTGCTCAACCTCGTTGGCCTGGCCGGCTACGAAGACAAATATCCGCAGCAATTGTCCGGCGGCATGCAGCAGCGCACGGCGATTGCGCGCGCCTTCATCCATGATCCAAAACTGATCCTGATGGACGAGCCGTTCGGCGCGCTCGACGCGCTGACCCGCGAACAGATGAACCTTGAAATGCTGCGGATCTGGCGCGAGAGCGGCAAGACCATCCTGTTCGTGACCCACAGCATCCAGGAAGCGGTGTTCCTCGCCTCGCACTGCGCCGTGCTCACCGCAAGCCCGGCGCGGATGGCCGAATATTTCCCGATTGAATTGCCGTTTCCGCGCGCCTTGCCGATCAAGACCACCGACGAATTCGGCGCCTATGCGCGGCGGATTTATGCGCGGCTGGGATTGAGCCCAAGCGCTTAG
- a CDS encoding ABC transporter ATP-binding protein, translated as MTATLEVTDLRKQFSIGRPAIDGVSFGVPAGEIVVLLGPSGCGKTTTLRCVAGLEHPSSGEISIAGRVVSSPERGILVPPRLRDLGMVFQSYAVWPHMTVRQNVVYPLKHRKLSRSDARRKVDEALELVGLSEYAERPVVALSGGQMQRVALARSIVYRPQLLLLDEPLSNLDAKLRLRLRDDLRVILKQTGMTALYVTHDQAEAVVLGDRIGVMRDGKLLQMDTPDAIYNRPADLFVANFTGATNELAGTLVSRNGAFGTVDFGDGRRGEVALLHAVGPEEKVRIALRPENISIGQHNGANIFPARVLDRRYQGTQTAYGIELFGRRLEVVELGTAARHQVGVETQVSLPRESCWAYRDTGPVAFE; from the coding sequence ATGACGGCGACCCTCGAAGTCACCGACCTGCGCAAGCAGTTTTCGATCGGCCGGCCGGCGATCGACGGCGTCAGTTTTGGCGTGCCGGCCGGCGAGATCGTGGTCCTGCTTGGCCCCTCCGGCTGCGGCAAGACCACGACGCTGCGCTGCGTTGCCGGACTGGAGCACCCGTCCTCGGGTGAGATCAGCATCGCCGGCAGGGTGGTCTCGTCGCCCGAGCGCGGCATTCTGGTGCCGCCGCGGTTGCGCGACCTCGGCATGGTTTTTCAGTCCTATGCGGTCTGGCCGCACATGACGGTGCGGCAGAACGTGGTCTATCCGCTCAAGCACCGCAAGCTTTCGCGCAGCGATGCCCGCCGCAAGGTTGACGAGGCGCTCGAACTGGTCGGGTTGTCGGAATATGCCGAGCGGCCGGTGGTGGCGTTGTCCGGCGGCCAGATGCAGCGCGTGGCGCTGGCGCGCAGCATCGTCTACCGGCCGCAATTGCTGCTGCTCGACGAGCCCCTGTCGAACCTCGATGCCAAGCTGCGCCTGCGGTTGCGCGACGATCTTCGGGTCATCCTCAAGCAGACCGGGATGACCGCGCTGTATGTTACCCACGACCAGGCTGAAGCGGTCGTGCTGGGCGACCGCATCGGCGTGATGCGGGACGGCAAGTTGCTGCAGATGGATACGCCTGACGCAATCTATAACCGTCCGGCGGATTTGTTCGTTGCCAACTTCACCGGCGCGACCAACGAACTTGCGGGCACGCTGGTGTCGCGCAACGGCGCGTTCGGCACGGTCGATTTCGGCGACGGGCGGCGGGGCGAGGTGGCCTTGCTGCATGCGGTTGGTCCGGAAGAGAAGGTGCGAATCGCGCTGCGACCTGAAAATATCTCCATCGGCCAACATAACGGCGCCAACATTTTTCCTGCTCGCGTCCTCGACCGCCGCTATCAGGGCACGCAGACGGCCTACGGCATCGAACTGTTCGGCCGGCGGCTGGAGGTGGTTGAACTCGGCACCGCGGCCCGGCATCAGGTGGGTGTCGAGACCCAGGTTTCGCTGCCGCGCGAGAGTTGCTGGGCCTATCGCGATACCGGACCTGTGGCGTTTGAGTAG
- a CDS encoding ABC transporter substrate-binding protein, translated as MDLTKPEYNKLTGQVIAPSGGTTWTRVMFERQVLGEDYWAKQAATHPVLYPSGAPMSDSLVRGEIAMGPLLYNAIYPKQKDGAPIQIFFPPEGAPVNPYATGIPKTAAHPNAAKLFLNWCLSKEGQTFMIKELGNLTSLKVPPAYPEGFDPKLVKVWFPKFDEYVKLHAPWVAEWNKTYGYGQ; from the coding sequence ATGGACCTCACCAAGCCCGAATACAACAAATTGACCGGGCAGGTGATCGCTCCGTCGGGCGGCACTACATGGACCCGGGTGATGTTCGAGCGCCAGGTGCTTGGCGAGGATTACTGGGCCAAGCAGGCTGCGACCCATCCGGTGCTGTATCCATCGGGTGCGCCAATGTCGGATTCGCTGGTACGCGGCGAAATCGCGATGGGGCCTTTGCTGTACAACGCGATCTATCCGAAGCAGAAGGACGGCGCGCCGATCCAGATATTCTTTCCGCCGGAAGGTGCGCCGGTCAATCCCTATGCGACGGGCATTCCCAAGACCGCGGCGCACCCGAATGCTGCAAAACTGTTTCTGAACTGGTGCCTGTCGAAGGAAGGGCAGACGTTCATGATCAAGGAACTCGGCAACCTTACATCACTGAAGGTGCCGCCGGCCTATCCGGAAGGCTTTGATCCCAAATTGGTCAAGGTGTGGTTTCCCAAGTTCGACGAGTATGTGAAGTTGCACGCACCCTGGGTGGCAGAGTGGAACAAGACCTACGGCTATGGGCAATGA
- a CDS encoding ABC transporter permease — protein MNGLASRYSEVMRSAGEARRGRVWPGLWVSLLLAILGFLVIYPILMLLLGALTDTNPVVDGISLSHLSVTNFLTVLANPNVVEALANTLIACGGGTLIAVAVGLLFSWIVVRTNTPFKGFIAAASILPLFAPPLVAGVAWAILGSPKTGLINTMFKWVGLDWRVDFYSMWGLVFVFGIYYAPYVYMFTSSALRNMDPSLEEAAEISGASAFATLFTVTFPLIMPAIVSGMLLSFIVMLGIYGIPAVLGAPTNLAVLTTYIFKLTNWSPPLYNTAAAVAIILMVVTGLLVFLQHKVLSGRSYTTVAGKAFRPRSLDLGRWRWFTFGLGIVYLLVVVVLPLLALIVAAFRKFMFIRDVSSLFDARQYSLMHFQSIFDNPLTLRSIYNAVEVGLITAVVGGVLAFAIGYTIHRTPVTGRRWIDVISTLPVAIPGLVVGVAYLWAWIGIPGGLYGTIWILALAFIARFMPDTVKSLSTSFLQIHRELEEAAWVCGKGMLGTIRTIVLPLARPGVIASMTLLFVLAIRELGSSLFLYTSDTMVMSVLLLDYYEGGNLGKTAAFSLVQTVLLGVLIGGANWLSRGAAQGSIARTG, from the coding sequence TTGAACGGACTGGCGAGCCGGTACAGCGAAGTCATGCGTAGCGCGGGTGAGGCCAGGCGTGGGCGCGTATGGCCGGGCTTGTGGGTTTCGCTCCTGCTGGCGATCCTCGGCTTTCTCGTCATCTACCCGATCCTGATGCTGCTGCTCGGCGCGCTCACCGATACCAATCCGGTGGTCGACGGCATCAGCCTCAGTCATCTCTCGGTCACGAACTTCCTCACCGTGCTGGCGAACCCGAATGTCGTCGAGGCGTTGGCCAATACGCTGATCGCCTGCGGCGGCGGCACATTGATTGCGGTCGCGGTCGGATTGCTGTTTTCCTGGATCGTCGTCCGCACCAACACGCCGTTCAAGGGTTTCATCGCGGCAGCCAGCATCCTGCCGTTGTTTGCGCCGCCATTGGTCGCCGGCGTTGCATGGGCCATTCTGGGTTCGCCGAAGACGGGCCTGATCAACACCATGTTCAAATGGGTGGGGCTGGACTGGCGCGTCGATTTCTACTCGATGTGGGGATTGGTGTTCGTGTTCGGCATCTACTACGCGCCCTACGTCTACATGTTCACTTCGTCGGCGCTGCGCAACATGGATCCGAGCCTGGAGGAGGCCGCCGAGATTTCCGGCGCCAGCGCGTTCGCGACGCTGTTCACGGTGACGTTTCCGCTGATCATGCCGGCGATCGTCTCGGGCATGCTGCTGTCGTTCATCGTCATGCTCGGCATCTACGGCATCCCTGCGGTGCTGGGCGCGCCGACCAACCTCGCCGTGCTGACCACCTATATCTTCAAGCTCACCAACTGGTCACCGCCGCTCTACAACACCGCCGCAGCGGTGGCGATCATCCTGATGGTCGTCACAGGGCTGCTTGTGTTCCTGCAGCACAAGGTTCTGAGCGGCCGCAGCTACACCACCGTCGCCGGCAAGGCATTCCGTCCACGCAGCCTCGATCTCGGGCGCTGGCGCTGGTTCACCTTCGGTCTCGGCATTGTCTATCTGCTGGTCGTGGTGGTGCTGCCGTTGCTCGCGCTGATCGTTGCCGCGTTCCGCAAGTTCATGTTCATCCGCGACGTCAGTAGCCTGTTCGATGCCAGGCAGTATTCGCTGATGCATTTCCAAAGCATCTTCGACAATCCGCTGACCCTGCGCTCGATCTACAACGCGGTCGAGGTCGGGCTGATCACCGCCGTGGTCGGCGGCGTGCTGGCGTTTGCGATCGGCTACACCATTCACCGCACCCCGGTGACGGGCCGGCGTTGGATCGACGTGATCTCGACCTTACCAGTCGCGATCCCCGGCCTCGTCGTCGGCGTCGCCTATCTCTGGGCATGGATCGGCATTCCCGGCGGGCTCTACGGCACGATCTGGATCCTGGCGCTGGCGTTCATCGCGCGCTTCATGCCGGATACGGTCAAGTCGCTGTCGACCTCGTTCCTACAGATTCATCGCGAGCTCGAGGAGGCGGCCTGGGTGTGCGGTAAGGGCATGCTTGGCACCATCCGGACCATCGTGCTGCCTTTGGCGCGGCCGGGCGTGATCGCTTCGATGACGCTGTTGTTCGTGCTTGCGATCCGCGAACTCGGCTCGTCGCTGTTTCTCTACACCAGCGATACCATGGTGATGTCGGTGCTGTTGCTCGACTACTACGAAGGCGGAAATCTTGGAAAGACCGCAGCCTTCAGCCTGGTCCAGACCGTTCTGCTCGGCGTTCTCATCGGCGGCGCCAACTGGCTGTCGCGCGGTGCGGCGCAAGGCAGTATCGCCCGAACCGGATAA
- a CDS encoding MFS transporter → MSLDTTAKSHAPAPIDGLPPELRRWAVAAIFTALALASLDTAIANVALPAIAADLHVSPADVVWVVNIYQIALVATLLPLGALGEIVGHQRIYLGGLLLFTLASLGCAFAWSLPSLTAARALQGLGASGIMSVNAALVRFVYPTHMLGRGFGHNALVVGTAFTFGPTIASAILAIGTWPWLFAINIPFGVIAIWIGLKTLPKTPRAKHPFDFASAALTASCLGLFIVGIGSAAHQAPPALVGLALGAALLLGWMMTRRDADHPAPMLPIDLFRRPIFALSAATSVCSFAVQGLAFVSLPFYFEDVLHRSQVETGFFMTPWPLVVAIMAPIGGRLSDRYPVGILGGIGLVLLGIGMVLLATLPPDPGIANIVWRTVICGIGFGFFQTPNLRALMSSAPPHRSGSASGIVATARLTGQTLGAALAALCFALAGHDGATVALMLGAGFAALGSLMSFLRLAVGAERT, encoded by the coding sequence ATGTCACTGGATACAACTGCAAAGTCGCACGCCCCCGCGCCGATCGACGGCTTGCCCCCGGAACTCCGGCGCTGGGCGGTCGCGGCGATCTTTACCGCGCTGGCGCTGGCCTCGCTGGATACGGCGATCGCCAACGTGGCCCTGCCCGCCATTGCCGCCGATCTCCATGTCAGCCCGGCCGATGTGGTCTGGGTGGTCAACATCTATCAGATCGCACTGGTTGCGACGCTGCTGCCGCTCGGCGCGCTCGGTGAAATCGTCGGCCATCAGCGGATCTATCTCGGCGGCCTGCTGCTGTTCACGCTGGCCTCGCTCGGATGCGCTTTCGCATGGTCGCTGCCCAGCCTGACGGCGGCGCGGGCCCTGCAAGGGTTGGGCGCCAGCGGCATCATGAGCGTGAATGCGGCACTGGTCCGCTTCGTCTATCCGACCCACATGCTGGGCCGTGGCTTCGGCCACAACGCGCTGGTGGTCGGAACGGCGTTCACGTTCGGCCCGACGATCGCCTCCGCGATCCTTGCGATCGGAACATGGCCGTGGCTGTTCGCGATCAACATCCCCTTCGGCGTGATCGCCATCTGGATCGGCCTGAAGACTTTGCCGAAAACGCCGCGCGCGAAGCACCCGTTCGATTTTGCGAGCGCGGCGCTGACCGCAAGCTGCCTCGGGCTTTTCATTGTCGGAATTGGCAGCGCGGCGCATCAGGCGCCTCCGGCCCTGGTCGGACTGGCGCTTGGCGCAGCCTTGCTGCTCGGCTGGATGATGACCCGCAGAGATGCGGACCACCCGGCGCCGATGTTGCCGATCGACTTGTTTCGACGGCCGATCTTCGCGCTGTCGGCAGCCACGTCGGTCTGTTCATTTGCGGTACAGGGGCTGGCCTTCGTCTCGCTGCCCTTTTACTTCGAGGACGTGCTGCACAGGTCTCAGGTGGAAACCGGGTTCTTCATGACGCCCTGGCCGCTGGTGGTGGCGATCATGGCGCCGATCGGAGGCCGACTCTCCGATCGCTATCCGGTCGGCATCCTTGGCGGCATCGGGCTGGTGCTGCTCGGCATCGGCATGGTGCTGCTGGCGACGCTGCCACCAGATCCCGGCATTGCCAACATCGTCTGGCGCACGGTGATCTGCGGGATCGGATTCGGCTTCTTTCAAACGCCCAATTTGCGGGCGCTGATGTCAAGCGCGCCGCCGCATCGCAGTGGCAGCGCAAGCGGCATCGTTGCGACCGCACGCCTGACCGGACAAACCCTGGGCGCTGCGCTGGCTGCCCTGTGTTTTGCCCTTGCCGGCCATGATGGCGCGACGGTGGCGCTGATGCTCGGGGCCGGATTTGCCGCGCTTGGGAGCCTGATGAGTTTCCTGCGACTGGCGGTGGGCGCAGAACGGACATAA
- a CDS encoding (2Fe-2S)-binding protein, with product MANLTINGKSINVDVEDDTPLLWAIRENVGLTGTKYGCGIAQCGACTVHVDGVAMRSCGMSVSEAAGKQITTIEGLASNGALHKVQQAWVANDVPQCGYCQSGMIMAVAALLKEKPKPTDEDINEAITNICRCGTFQQVREAIHAAANA from the coding sequence ATGGCAAATCTCACAATCAACGGCAAATCAATCAACGTGGACGTCGAAGACGACACGCCGCTGCTTTGGGCAATCCGGGAAAACGTTGGGTTGACCGGCACCAAATATGGATGCGGCATCGCACAATGCGGCGCCTGCACCGTTCACGTCGATGGGGTCGCAATGCGCTCCTGCGGCATGTCGGTCAGCGAAGCCGCCGGCAAGCAGATCACGACGATCGAGGGGCTCGCCAGCAACGGCGCCCTGCACAAGGTGCAGCAGGCCTGGGTGGCGAATGACGTGCCGCAATGCGGCTATTGCCAGAGCGGAATGATCATGGCGGTTGCCGCCCTTCTCAAGGAGAAACCGAAGCCGACCGACGAGGACATCAACGAGGCCATCACCAATATCTGCCGCTGCGGGACCTTCCAGCAGGTCCGCGAGGCGATCCACGCCGCCGCGAACGCTTGA
- a CDS encoding xanthine dehydrogenase family protein molybdopterin-binding subunit yields the protein MNQHVMPKLNRRAFVIGTAAAGAGLAIGLDIPFGGPTVVRAADGSPEVNVWVVIRPDDTTVIRIARSEMGQGTLTGLAQLVAEELECDWSKVITEYPTPGQSVARKRAWGDFSTGGSRGIRSSQDYVRKGGATARVMLVQAAANEWKVPASECTASNSVITHTPSGRTTTYGKVVEAAAKLEPPADVKLKDPKDWKIAGKGVKRLDTVDKTTGAMIYGSDVKLPGMLNAAIKDCPVFGGKLKSFDEAKITGMKGVKKVVRVGDSAVAVIADTWWHAKTALDALPIVWDEGENAKVSSESIAKWLAEGLDNAQPAYVGNQNGDAKAAIASAAKKVEAVYNYPYQNHATMEPLNATALYTPDKCEVWCGTQNGEAAFAATLEASGLPAEKCEVHKLILGGGFGRRGMTDYVRQAVLIAKQMPGTPVKLLWSREEDMAQGKFHPVTQCKLTGAFDADNNLTALHVRLSGQSILFSVRPAALVNGMDTAAFQGLSPSGDAAIGYSVPNLLVEHSMRNPHVPPGFWRGVNVNQNAIYMECFMDELAQSVGQDPVEFRRKLMSKHPKHLAVLNAVAEKIGWGKPAPQGVYRGIAQVMGYGSYVAGAAEISVTEGSKIKVHRIVASTDPGYVVNPAQVERQIAGSFVYGLSALFYGGCTVKDGKIEQTNFDTYNSMRINEMPKVECVMVPSGGFWGGVGEPTIGVAAPAVLNAYFAATGKRIRSVPLRDQNITFA from the coding sequence ATGAACCAACACGTCATGCCCAAACTCAATCGCCGTGCCTTCGTGATCGGCACTGCCGCTGCCGGCGCCGGCCTGGCAATCGGTCTCGATATTCCGTTCGGTGGACCGACGGTCGTCCGCGCCGCCGACGGCTCACCCGAGGTTAATGTCTGGGTGGTGATCCGCCCCGACGACACGACCGTGATTCGCATTGCCCGGTCGGAGATGGGCCAAGGCACCCTCACCGGCCTCGCCCAACTCGTCGCCGAAGAACTCGAATGCGACTGGTCCAAGGTCATCACTGAATATCCGACGCCGGGTCAAAGTGTCGCACGCAAGCGCGCCTGGGGCGATTTCTCCACCGGCGGCAGCCGCGGCATCCGCTCCAGCCAGGACTACGTCCGCAAGGGCGGCGCCACCGCGCGCGTAATGCTGGTGCAGGCCGCCGCTAATGAATGGAAGGTACCGGCCTCGGAATGCACCGCTTCCAACAGCGTCATCACGCATACGCCGTCGGGCAGGACCACGACCTACGGCAAGGTCGTCGAAGCCGCCGCGAAGCTTGAACCGCCGGCGGACGTCAAGCTGAAGGATCCCAAGGACTGGAAGATCGCCGGCAAGGGCGTGAAGCGGCTCGATACGGTGGACAAGACCACCGGCGCGATGATCTACGGCTCCGACGTCAAGCTGCCCGGCATGCTCAACGCCGCGATCAAGGATTGCCCCGTCTTCGGCGGCAAGCTGAAGAGTTTTGACGAAGCCAAGATCACGGGCATGAAGGGCGTGAAGAAGGTGGTCCGTGTCGGTGACAGCGCGGTCGCCGTCATCGCCGATACCTGGTGGCACGCCAAGACCGCGCTAGATGCGCTGCCGATCGTCTGGGACGAAGGCGAGAATGCCAAAGTCTCCAGCGAGTCGATCGCCAAATGGCTGGCTGAAGGCCTCGACAATGCCCAGCCGGCGTACGTCGGCAACCAGAACGGCGACGCCAAGGCCGCAATTGCAAGCGCCGCCAAGAAGGTCGAGGCGGTCTACAACTATCCCTACCAGAACCACGCCACCATGGAGCCGCTGAATGCCACCGCGCTCTATACGCCGGACAAATGCGAGGTCTGGTGCGGCACGCAGAACGGCGAAGCGGCATTTGCCGCCACGCTCGAAGCTTCGGGATTGCCGGCCGAAAAATGCGAGGTACACAAGCTCATCCTCGGCGGCGGCTTCGGCCGGCGCGGCATGACGGACTATGTCCGGCAGGCGGTTCTGATCGCCAAGCAGATGCCGGGCACGCCGGTCAAGCTGTTGTGGTCGCGCGAAGAGGACATGGCGCAAGGCAAGTTTCATCCGGTCACGCAATGTAAGCTCACCGGGGCCTTCGATGCCGACAACAATCTTACAGCGCTGCACGTCAGATTGTCCGGCCAATCGATCCTGTTCTCGGTGCGCCCGGCGGCGTTGGTGAACGGCATGGATACGGCTGCGTTCCAGGGCCTCAGTCCTTCCGGCGATGCAGCGATCGGCTACTCGGTGCCGAATCTGCTGGTCGAGCATTCCATGCGCAACCCGCACGTTCCGCCCGGCTTCTGGCGCGGCGTGAACGTGAACCAGAACGCGATCTACATGGAATGCTTCATGGATGAACTGGCGCAGTCGGTGGGCCAGGATCCGGTTGAATTCCGCCGCAAGCTGATGAGCAAGCATCCGAAGCATCTCGCCGTGCTCAACGCCGTGGCGGAGAAAATCGGCTGGGGCAAGCCCGCGCCGCAAGGCGTCTATCGCGGGATTGCGCAGGTGATGGGCTATGGCAGCTATGTCGCGGGTGCCGCCGAAATCTCCGTCACCGAGGGCAGCAAGATCAAGGTGCATCGCATCGTCGCCTCGACCGATCCGGGCTATGTCGTCAACCCAGCGCAGGTCGAGCGGCAGATCGCAGGCTCTTTCGTCTATGGCCTGTCCGCCCTGTTCTATGGCGGCTGCACGGTGAAGGATGGCAAGATCGAGCAGACCAACTTCGACACCTACAACTCGATGCGCATCAACGAGATGCCGAAGGTGGAATGCGTCATGGTGCCGAGCGGCGGTTTCTGGGGCGGCGTCGGCGAGCCGACGATCGGTGTCGCGGCGCCCGCAGTGCTCAACGCCTACTTCGCGGCGACCGGCAAACGCATTCGCTCGGTGCCGCTGAGGGACCAGAACATCACGTTCGCCTGA
- a CDS encoding c-type cytochrome encodes MKALRVAVAIAMVMASGLPVLAASEPPPGAASCSGCHTSGAATASPVSRLYSRDAGEIMTAMTGFRDGSLPATVMNRIAKGFSDDELRAIATWLAAQK; translated from the coding sequence ATGAAAGCGCTGCGTGTCGCCGTCGCGATTGCGATGGTCATGGCGTCGGGCCTGCCGGTGCTTGCGGCTTCCGAGCCCCCGCCCGGCGCGGCATCCTGCTCCGGTTGCCACACCTCCGGAGCGGCGACAGCCTCCCCTGTGTCGCGGCTGTACAGCCGCGACGCCGGCGAGATCATGACTGCGATGACTGGATTTCGCGACGGCTCGCTTCCCGCCACCGTCATGAACCGCATCGCCAAGGGCTTCTCCGATGACGAACTGCGCGCGATTGCGACGTGGCTCGCGGCACAGAAGTAA